A window of Candidatus Peribacteraceae bacterium genomic DNA:
GGCCGCTACCATCGTGTTCACGAGCGTCATCGTGTATGCCTACGCCGCGTTCTCCTGAGGGGACATACTATTAAAGGCGGCCCCTTGCGGAGTCCGCCCATAATCCCGGCTGCAAATGTTGACGGGGGGTGGAAGATTTTCTTACAGAGCTTTCCCCCTCACCCTGCCCTCTCCCCCGGGGGAGGGGGGGGCGGATAGAGTGGCCGGTTTTTCCAAACGAGCAGGGCGACGAACACCCCGTAGAGGAGCGCCAGCGACCCCAGCCCCAGCGAGGCGGAGAGGGAGGCGGAGGGCAGCGAGGCCAGGGCATGGGTGATGCGGAGGATCAGTTCCAGCACCCCCCAGGCGCCGTATCCCACCGCCTGGCCCAGGGGGAAGGACACCGCGCTCACACACACGCTCAGGAAGCCCAGGAGCATGGCGAGGGGGAGGAGGGGGGCGACGAGGAGGTTGGCGATGGGGGAGACGAGGGAGACGCGGTGGAACAGGAAGAGGATCCAGGGGAGCGTGAAGACCTGCGCCGAGAGGGTGGCGGTCAAACTTTCCCGTATGCCGAGCACGGAAGGGAAGAAGCGCGTGAGGGGGAGGAGCAGCGTTCCCGTTTCCGCCAAGCCCACGATGGCCAGGAAGGAGAGTTGGAAGCCCGCGTCCCACCACAGGTACTGCGGCTTCCACAGCAGCATCACGAATGCCGTCCACAGGATGAGGAGGCGCACCTCCGCTTTCCTCCCCGTCTGCAGCGCCAGCAACCCCAGCGCGCCCATGATGGCCGCGCGCACCACCGAGGCGCTGGCCCCCGTGAAGAGCGTGAAGGCCAGCAGGGCGGCGAGGGAGGGGAGGAAGCGCGCCCGCAAGGGCAACCAGAAGAGCAGCCCGCCGAAGAGGGCGAGGATGATGGTCACGTTGTAGCCGGAGATGGCCAGGATGTGTGTGAGGCCCGTCACCTGGAAATCCTCCTGTACGTCATTGGGGATGCTCCTGCGGGAACCCGTGAGGAGGCCGGCCAGGAACGAGGCGTGGGGTTCCGGCTGTATCTGCCCTATCCGCTGCTCGAACTTCTCCTTGAGGGCGTACAGGGCGCCCAGGAGCGGCAAGCCTCCTCTCCCCGTCCGTTCCCCGGGGGCTGCGGCGGGCTGCTCCAGCTCCGCCGAGGTGACCAGGGCGCTGATGCCCTGCAGTTCCAGGTAACGGTCGTAGCGGAATTCGTTGATGGTCCAGGGTTTCCGCAGCGTCCCCCGCACGAGCAGGCGGTCCCCGTAGCGGTACCGCGGCCATCCCTGCGTATCCCGCACCAGGACCGTGCCCCGCGCGGCCCGCACCGTGCCGGACCCCGTGCGGATGCGCTCCACGCTCACGGCGTAGTGCGTGAGGGAAGGGCGCCGGTCCGGCTCATCGGTCACGGTTCCCGTGAGGACCACTGCGGATCGGTCCGTTATGCGGGAGACGTGTTCCGGCGGCGAGGGGAGGGTGATGCGGGCGACGGCGGCGCATGCGCAGACTATTCCCAGGAGCGAAGCGAGCGCGGGGAGGGCGAGACGGTACCGTGGGAAGAGCGAAAGCGCGGCGGCGCACAGGCCGAGGGAGAGGAGGATCCAAAGACCACCCTGCAAAGCCAGCCCCTGTTGCCATTGGAGCAGGAACACGGCGGTGAGGAAGGAGAGCAGGAACGCGTAAGCGAGGAGGGAGCGGCGCATGGGTACCAGGATGCGTCTTCGCCACCGCTGTAGCGAGGGTGAAATTTCCAGAAACTTGCAAGGGGACGCGGTATGGAAGGAGGGTGAGCCACGAAAGCCGTTCCATGCACGGGCAGAACGCCCCCTTCACATCACCTCTGCCAATCGTATCCACTCTCCAACGGTCAGGGTCTGCGGTCTCCTCTCCGGATCAATCCCTATCCCCTTCAGTTTCTCCATTCCCTCCGGCAGTTTGCCCAGGGTGTTGCGGAGCATCTTCCTCTTCTGCCCGAAGCCGGTTTTGGTGAGCGTGAAGATCTTCTCCACCACCGCCGGCTCCGCGAGGGGCCGTGCGAAGCACTCCACATGGAGGATGGCGGAATCCACCTTCGGGGGAGGCAAAAAGGCCTCCCGCCCCACGGTACCCACGTACCGGGGCGTGCCGAAGAGGCCGACGAGGATGGTCAGGATCCCGGCATTCCTCCCGTCGCAGATCGTCTCCGCCACCTCCTTCTGGATCAGGAGCGTCATCGTCGTCGGCGGCGCCTGCGATTCCAGGAAGACGTGGCGCAGCAGTGGAGAGGTGATGTGGTAGGGGATGTTGGCGACGATCTTGTACGGATCAGCGGGAAGGGGGGTATGGAGCGCATTACCCCGCGTCACCGTCACCTTGGTCAGAAGCTCCTTCCCTTCCCCCGAGAGGAAACTCTTGAGGAGCGGCAGCATCCTCTCGTCCAGTTCCACGGCGGAGACTTTGCCGGCCCGCCTGGCCAGTTCCCGGGTCAAGACCCCGATGCCCGGACCGATCTCCACGATGCGGTCTTCCTCCGTGATCCCCGCCGCTTCCACGATGAGCGCCAGCGCCGTCTCATCCACCAGGAAGTGCTGGCCCAGGTCCGTGTTCAAACGGAGGCCGTGATGGTGGAGGAAGCGCGTGACCTCGTCGCGGAGCTCGTTCATGGATGGAGCTTGTCATGGAAAGGCAGTCTGCTCAAGGTTGTGACTCGCTCGTTCATTTTCTTTTGTCACATTCCATGGGGGGGGTGGCAAGCCGGCGTTTTGCTTATCCGATGATCTGCAGCGGCGCGATGCTGAGGGCGAAGTCCTTGCGCTTGCCGTTGTCGAACTGGATGGTGACCACGTCCCCGCGCTTCGCCACGATCTTCCCCTCCCCGAAGGAAGGGTGGCGCACGCGGGTGCCCCGTTCGTACTGCGGATGGTCCTGGTTCACGTCATCCGCGAAGGAAAGGTCCTGGTTGAAGGCGGCGTCCACTTCATGCTGGCGGAACGGTTCCAAATGCTTCGCCGTTGCCCGTTGGACGCCGCTCTCCGTGGCCCACGCGAAGGCGGAGAGGAGTTCGTCGCTGCGGCGCTCCGTGACGCCGTCGGGCAGGTCATCCAGGAAGCGGCTGGGGGCGTTGGCCATGGTGGTGCCGTAGAGCATGCGGCTGCGCGTGAGGAACAGGTGCAGGTGCGTCTTGGCGCGCGTCATGCCCACGTACATCAGGCGTCGTTCCTCCTCCAGCTGCTCGCGGTCGAAGAGGCTGGATGAATGGGGGAACACTCCCTCCTCGCACCCGCCCACCATCACGTGCTCGAACTCCAGCCCCTTGCACAGGTGGAGCGTCATGAGGGTGAGGGCGTCGTCCTTGATCTCGTTCAGCTTGTCCACCTCGGAAACGAGCGACACTTCCTCCAAAAAGCTTACGAGCGACGTCTGCGGGTCCAGGGCGTCGTACTTGTTCGTCACCGAGACCAATTCCTGCACGTTGCCCCACCGCTCTTCGCCTTCTTCCGTGCCGTCCTTGAGCCACTTCTCCATGCCGATATCCCCCAGCAGCCGCAGCGTGAGCTGCGAAACCGTGAGGGTCTCCTTGAGCGTCCGGTACTTCTCTACCAGCGTCACGAAGGAGCGGATGCGGCCTTGGACGCCCTCCGGGAGCGCCCCGATCTCCTCCACCCTCTCGAGCGTCTGCCACAGGGAGAGGCGGTTCTGCGCGGCGAAGGCCTGCATGTGGCCCAGCGTGGTCTGGCCGATCTTGCGGGCGGGGACGTTGATGATGCGGAGGAGCGAGAGGGTGTCGGCCGTGTTGAGGAATACGTGCAGGTAGGCGAGCACGTCCTTCACCTCGCGCCGCGCGTAGAATTTGACGCCGCCGATGATGCGGTAGGGGACCCCGCGCCGCATGCAGGCTTCCTCGAACAGGCGGGACTGGGCGTTGGTGCGGTAGAGGATCACCTGCTCGTTGAACGGCACGCCGTCCGCCTTCATCTTCTCCGCCGCCAGCACGGCCTCCTCCGCCTCCTTCTTCTCGTCGCGCACCTCGTGGACCACTACGTGCGGCCCCTCCTTGCGCGCGCTCCACATCTCCTTCTCCGGACGGTTCGGGTTGGCCTTGATCACGGCGTTGGCCGCGCTCAGCACCACCTGCGTGGAGCGGTAGTTCTGCTCCAGCTTGATGCGCAGCGCGTCCGGGTACTCCTCCTCGAATTCCAGGATATTGCGGATGTCCGCGCCGCGGAACGCGTAGATGCTCTGGTCCGGGTCGCCGATCACGCACAGGTTGCGGTACTTCTGCGCCAGGAGGGAGATGAACAGGTACTGCGCGTGGTTCGTATCCTGGTACTCGTCCACGTGGAGGTAGCGCCACGTCTCCTGGTAGCGGTCCAGCACTTCCGGCAGCTCCGTAAAGAGGCGCACCGTCTCCAAAATCAGGTCGTCGAAGTCCAGCGCATTCGCCTTCCGGAGGGCGGATTGGTAGGCGGCGTACGCCATGATCACGCTCTGCATCCGCGGCGTGGTCGCCTGCGCCATGGCGTCCTTGGGGGAGATCGCCTCGCACTTGAACCGCCCCACGTATCCCAGCGCCGCTTTGGGCTTGAGTTCCTTCTCGTCCACGCGCATCTCTTTGAGCACCCCCTTCATCAGCTTCTCCTGGTCATCCGCGTCGTAGATCACGAAGGAACGGTCCCGCCCCAATTTCTCGATCTCCCGGCGCAGGATGCGGGCGCAGATCGAATGGAACGTGCCCATCACGGGGAGACGTCCCGCCCCGTGTATCCCCCCCTCTCCCGGCGGGAGAGGGGGCTGGGGGGTGAGGGCGGTAATCTGAAGAAGATTTGTTATTCTCTCCTTCATCTCGCCGGCTGCTTTGTTCGTGAACGTCACCGCCAGTATCTGCCACGGCGGAATGCCCTCCCGCATCATGTGCGCGATCCGGTGGGTGAGGGCTTTGGTCTTGCCGCTCCCCGCGCCCGCAAGGATCAGCGCAGGCCCCTTGATGTTCACCACGGCTTGCCGCTGCGGCTCGTTGAGGGCGTGGAGGATGGGGTCGCGGTCGGGCATGGGCGGCTATTCTATCTGCATCGTTCTTCCCTGTCCTCCTCTTTGGAGAGGAGTGATGTGGCAAATTCCTCCACGCGCAGTCTGACCGCATCCACCGTGGGTTCATTCTCCGGCCCCGAGCGCATGCTTGGCTGACACCCGTTCGAACGTCTCCTCTATGGTCCCGGAGGTGATGCCGCGGTCCACGCGCAGTTCCTCCAGTTTGGTGAGCTGCCGGTCCAGCTGGCGCTCGCGGGTGCCCGTGAGTTCCTCGTAACCTTTATGCACCAGGTCGAACCGGTCCTGCACCGTTTCCATCTGCTCCTTGAACTTCTCCCACTGCTGCTTGAAGCCGCCGAGCACCGTGAGCATCTCCTGTGATTTGTTCTCCACGGAGAAATTATCGATGGACTGCCGGATCACGGCGAGGATGGCGTACAGGCTAAGTGGGGAGCAGAGGATGGTCTTGCCTTTCATCGCCTCGTCCACGAGCGAACGGTCGATCTCGTTGATGAAGGAGAAGATCTGCTCGTTGGGGATGAAGAGAAGGACATAGTCAACGGTGTGCTCCTCGGGGTTGATGTAATCGCGGGTTTGGATTTCCTTGACGCGGTTCTTCACATCCTTGAGGAAGGCTTTCTTGTGTTTCTCCCGTTCCTCCTCCGTCTTCGCCTCCGCATACAGCTGGTAATTGTTGAAGGGGAATTTGACGTCCATGTTCAGCGTCAGGTTCTGCGGGAGCATGAAGGTGAAATCCGGCTTGGAACCCACGGAGGCGATCTTCTTCTGCTTGATGTAGTTGATCCCCTCCACCAAGCCGGCGATGCGCAACACGTCTTCCGCCATGCGCTCTCCCCACTGCCCGCGGTTGCTGTTGCTCGTGAGCGCATTGCGCAGGTTGCCGGTGGTATCCGAGAGTTCCTTGATCACTTTGGCGGCATCGCCCAGCCGCGTATCGATCTTCACGTTGCCGTCGCCGATGGAGCGCATGAGCCGCTCCACGCGGTCCAGATCATCCTTCACGGCCTTGAGGGAACCGTCGATGAGCTCCTTCTTTCCGCTCAGCTTGGTTTCGGCAAGTTGCAGGATGTGCTCCGTCTGCTTGGTTATCACCCTAGCCGATATCAGCTCCGCCACCGCTTGGGCATCCTGCGATGATTTGCGGAGGGAGAAGTAGATGGCTGCTCCGCCCGCGGCGATGCCGATGAGGAAGCCGATGATGAACGTTGCGATTTCCATAAGGGTATGCATCCTAGCCTCCGGTGCACGGATGTTCACTTTCGGGAATGGGGAAGTGTGGGGTGGTACGTCTGCTTCTTTCCGTGGTACTTTTGTTTTCCCTTGCCGAAGCCAAACGGGATTTTCTCTTGCATTTTCCGAAACCTTGAGTAAAATTGCAATCCGTTCTCGCTTCCTCAGTCGTCTCGTGGAGACGCTCGGGAGGCGCGGCGGTTTATTCCCCTGCACCCGCTTATGGCGATCAAGCGTTCCACGAAGAAGACCCTCATCACCAAGCACCGTCTGCACAATAAGGACACGGGCTCGCCCCAGGTCCAGATTGCCATTTTAACCAAGGAGATCCAGCTTCTCACCAAGCATTTGCAGGAGCATAAGAAGGACCACTCCGCGCGCCGCGGGCTTCTGGGCAAGGTCGCCCAGCGCCGAAAACTGCTCCTCTACCTCCGCATGAACAAGCCGGACCAGTACCAGGAAGCGCTGGAGAAGCACGGGTTGAAGAAGTGATCCAATTGCGGTCCTTTCCCGGAAGGGTAGTCTTTTGCCCATGTCCATCATTGAGGCATCACCGACGATTGGGGAAACGGAAGCACTGGTGCGCAGGTACAAGGAGCCGCTCACCGACCAATTTAGGGAGATGGCCAGGGTTGTAGGACAGGCGCGTGTGGAGGTTCCCAGGGGCTTGTTTGGCCACGAGTCGCAGCCTCTGCGCGTAGGTATTCCTCACGGCAATATCATGTCCGCCATCGGATATACCAGGGCGGCGCTGCTCAGGACGCACTCGCGATTCGAAATGGTGACGGGAAGCGACCGCATTCTCCATACCCTCGAAGAGGAGTTCCGGTTGATGCTCCAGAGGTTGCTGCAGGAGGGAGGGAATGCGCGCATCATCGTCGTAGGGGAACCGGGGAAATTCCGTCAGCTCGCTCAAGAATGTCCTCAAGCCCTGCGGGTTGAACAGGGAGCGAGTGACAAGCCCGTGGCGCATTTCTTCACCTCGGACGAAGGCGTGTGCCGGGTAGAACAGCCCCATCCGCCGTTGGAGGATGCCATGGATGCCGCGGGTCTCCCGGCCGTGTATTATCCGAATACCTCCGGCAGGACGCAGGGAGAGAGGGGAGTGTTCAACCTTTACTGGGAGCGTTTGACAGGGGAAAAACAGGAGCAATCCCGCCGCCGCTGGTGGTTGTTTGGCGGGATGAAAAATCAGGCTTGAAGCGGCAGGAGCCCTTCCCTTTCCCATCCGCCCGCTGTACACTTTCCTTGCGTTCTTTCCCTCATCTCCGTCTCCCGTTTTTCCCCTTCTCCAAGGGGATTGGGTTTACGTCCGATCCTTCGTCAGGCTCCCGCATGCAGCCACGAAAGCTCAGGTGTGAATCCAAATTGAAGCGGGGACCCTGCTGACGGAAGGCGTCCTTCCCCCTTGGGGAAGATCCAGCCCTTCCCCCCTTTCTATGTCCGACCAGAACTTCCTCTCGCCCCAGCGCGAGTTCTCCCTTGAGCTCGGGGACAAACAGCTCACCGTGCGCATGGGCGCCCTCGCCAACCAGGCGAACGCTTCCGTGCTGTGCCAAATGGGCGATACCATCGCGCTCGGCAACTGCACCGTGTCCGCCACCGAGCGGGCCGGAGTGGATTTCCTGCCGCTCCAGGTGGTGTACCAGGAGAAGTACTACGCGGGCGGGGTCATCGCCGGGAGCCGCTTCCGCAAGCGCGAAGGCCGCCCCTCCGACGACTACGTGCTCCTGGCGCGCCAAATCGACCGCGGTCTGCGCCCCATGTTCCCCAAGCACTTCCACCGCGACATCCAGGTGTTCTGCACGGTGCTGAGCTACGACTTTGAGAACGAGCACGACGTGGCCTCGGCCAACGCGGCCAACCTCGCCGTCGCCCTCTCCGATTGCCCCTCCGACGGCCCCCTGGGTTCCGTCCGCATCGGCTTGATCGGCGGGGAACTGGTGCTCAACCCCTCCCGCGAGGCGCGGACAAAATCGGATTTGGACATGTTCCTCACGGCGTCCCTGGAGCGTGTGGTGATGATCGAGGCGGGGGCCAACCAGGTGCCGGAGGCGGACGTGCTGCGCGCCATCGAGTTCGGCAAGAAGTGGGCGCAGAAGATCGCCAAGTTCTTCGCGGACGTCCAGAAGGAGATCGGCAAGAAGA
This region includes:
- a CDS encoding ComEC/Rec2 family competence protein, translating into MRRSLLAYAFLLSFLTAVFLLQWQQGLALQGGLWILLSLGLCAAALSLFPRYRLALPALASLLGIVCACAAVARITLPSPPEHVSRITDRSAVVLTGTVTDEPDRRPSLTHYAVSVERIRTGSGTVRAARGTVLVRDTQGWPRYRYGDRLLVRGTLRKPWTINEFRYDRYLELQGISALVTSAELEQPAAAPGERTGRGGLPLLGALYALKEKFEQRIGQIQPEPHASFLAGLLTGSRRSIPNDVQEDFQVTGLTHILAISGYNVTIILALFGGLLFWLPLRARFLPSLAALLAFTLFTGASASVVRAAIMGALGLLALQTGRKAEVRLLILWTAFVMLLWKPQYLWWDAGFQLSFLAIVGLAETGTLLLPLTRFFPSVLGIRESLTATLSAQVFTLPWILFLFHRVSLVSPIANLLVAPLLPLAMLLGFLSVCVSAVSFPLGQAVGYGAWGVLELILRITHALASLPSASLSASLGLGSLALLYGVFVALLVWKNRPLYPPPPPPGERAG
- the rsmA gene encoding 16S rRNA (adenine(1518)-N(6)/adenine(1519)-N(6))-dimethyltransferase RsmA, giving the protein MNELRDEVTRFLHHHGLRLNTDLGQHFLVDETALALIVEAAGITEEDRIVEIGPGIGVLTRELARRAGKVSAVELDERMLPLLKSFLSGEGKELLTKVTVTRGNALHTPLPADPYKIVANIPYHITSPLLRHVFLESQAPPTTMTLLIQKEVAETICDGRNAGILTILVGLFGTPRYVGTVGREAFLPPPKVDSAILHVECFARPLAEPAVVEKIFTLTKTGFGQKRKMLRNTLGKLPEGMEKLKGIGIDPERRPQTLTVGEWIRLAEVM
- a CDS encoding UvrD-helicase domain-containing protein, which translates into the protein MPDRDPILHALNEPQRQAVVNIKGPALILAGAGSGKTKALTHRIAHMMREGIPPWQILAVTFTNKAAGEMKERITNLLQITALTPQPPLPPGEGGIHGAGRLPVMGTFHSICARILRREIEKLGRDRSFVIYDADDQEKLMKGVLKEMRVDEKELKPKAALGYVGRFKCEAISPKDAMAQATTPRMQSVIMAYAAYQSALRKANALDFDDLILETVRLFTELPEVLDRYQETWRYLHVDEYQDTNHAQYLFISLLAQKYRNLCVIGDPDQSIYAFRGADIRNILEFEEEYPDALRIKLEQNYRSTQVVLSAANAVIKANPNRPEKEMWSARKEGPHVVVHEVRDEKKEAEEAVLAAEKMKADGVPFNEQVILYRTNAQSRLFEEACMRRGVPYRIIGGVKFYARREVKDVLAYLHVFLNTADTLSLLRIINVPARKIGQTTLGHMQAFAAQNRLSLWQTLERVEEIGALPEGVQGRIRSFVTLVEKYRTLKETLTVSQLTLRLLGDIGMEKWLKDGTEEGEERWGNVQELVSVTNKYDALDPQTSLVSFLEEVSLVSEVDKLNEIKDDALTLMTLHLCKGLEFEHVMVGGCEEGVFPHSSSLFDREQLEEERRLMYVGMTRAKTHLHLFLTRSRMLYGTTMANAPSRFLDDLPDGVTERRSDELLSAFAWATESGVQRATAKHLEPFRQHEVDAAFNQDLSFADDVNQDHPQYERGTRVRHPSFGEGKIVAKRGDVVTIQFDNGKRKDFALSIAPLQIIG
- a CDS encoding DNA recombination protein RmuC — protein: MEIATFIIGFLIGIAAGGAAIYFSLRKSSQDAQAVAELISARVITKQTEHILQLAETKLSGKKELIDGSLKAVKDDLDRVERLMRSIGDGNVKIDTRLGDAAKVIKELSDTTGNLRNALTSNSNRGQWGERMAEDVLRIAGLVEGINYIKQKKIASVGSKPDFTFMLPQNLTLNMDVKFPFNNYQLYAEAKTEEEREKHKKAFLKDVKNRVKEIQTRDYINPEEHTVDYVLLFIPNEQIFSFINEIDRSLVDEAMKGKTILCSPLSLYAILAVIRQSIDNFSVENKSQEMLTVLGGFKQQWEKFKEQMETVQDRFDLVHKGYEELTGTRERQLDRQLTKLEELRVDRGITSGTIEETFERVSAKHALGAGE
- the rpsO gene encoding 30S ribosomal protein S15, producing MAIKRSTKKTLITKHRLHNKDTGSPQVQIAILTKEIQLLTKHLQEHKKDHSARRGLLGKVAQRRKLLLYLRMNKPDQYQEALEKHGLKK